Proteins from a genomic interval of Triplophysa dalaica isolate WHDGS20190420 chromosome 13, ASM1584641v1, whole genome shotgun sequence:
- the LOC130434663 gene encoding trace amine-associated receptor 1-like: MDIKINISHNGPSEKPFLCFEFSNSSCQKLVYPLETRILLYVVFSLCSIVTIIGNLLVIITVIHFKQLHTPTNYLILSLAVADLLVGGVVMPPSMLRSIETCWYLGDLIYRYYAICHPLQYHSKMTSLATLVMIIICWTVSATLGFGMIFLELNILGIEDFYYENIYCDGGCMLFHTKEAATIMSMICFYIPAFVMLCIYMKILHAAQRQMQAIQSTNSQFKKEGKATKTLAIIMGVFLTFWIPFFLCNIIDPFIGYSVPPLLFDLFLWVGYYNSTCNPMIYAFFYSWFRHALRVTLSGRIFQTNSSKTILM, from the exons ATGGACATCAAAATCAACATCAGCCACAATGGACCTTCGGAAAAGCCTTTTCTCTGTTTTGAGTTCAGTAACAGCTCTTGCCAGAAGCTTGTCTACCCCCTGGAAACCCGAATATTGCTCTACGTGGTTTTCAGTTTGTGCTCAATTGTCACCATCATAGGAAACCTGTTGGTGATCATTACGGTCATTCACTTTAAACAGCTACACACACCAACCAACTACCTCATCCTGTCTCTGGCTGTAGCCGATCTGCTTGTAGGAGGAGTCGTGATGCCGCCCAGCATGCTGCGCTCGATCGAGACCTGCTGGTATCTGGGAGATCTGATCT ACAGATATTACGCCATATGTCACCCTCTACAATATCACAGTAAAATGACTTCACTTGCTACTCTGGTCATGATTATCATTTGCTGGACTGTTTCGGCTACTTTGGGCTTCGGCATGATATTTCTGGAGCTTAATATTCTCGGCATCGAAGATTTTTACTATGAGAATATTTACTGTGATGGAGGATGCATGCTGTTTCACACTAAAGAAGCAGCTACAATAATGTCAATGATTTGCTTTTACATTCCCGCATTTGTCATGCTCTGCATATACATGAAAATATTACACGCAGCTCAAAGGCAAATGCAGGCCATCCAGAGCACTAACagtcaatttaaaaaagaagGAAAGGCCACTAAGACTTTAGCGATCATCATGGGTGTGTTTCTGACATTCTGGATTCCCTTTTTCCTTTGTAATATTATTGATCCCTTCATTGGATACTCTGTCCCACCACTGTTGTTTGATTTGTTCCTTTGGGTCGGGTACTACAATTCCACATGTAACCCTATGATATATGCTTTCTTTTACAGCTGGTTCAGACATGCTTTAAGAGTCACTCTATCTGGAAGAATATTTCAGACTAATTCCTCAAAAACAATACTGATGTAA
- the LOC130434686 gene encoding trace amine-associated receptor 4-like: MTVNESEIYTENILLCFPLLPDSCPRAHRLTVVKVAMYAVMLLMILTTVFGNLMIIISISHFKQLQSPTHLIVRSLAASDCLLGSLVMPYSMVRSVEGCWFLGDVVCKVHSSLDMTFSISSILHLSLISIDRYWAICDPLRYRMRITNNTVTIFTTFTWIFSFIYSFSILFSGVNNVALETIMYFYCVGSCVLLFNKQWGIICPILTFFLPGTIMTSLYIRIFYVAEKHARVIAEQVPVATGGLKSQSSAHRERKAAKTLAIVMGVFLLCWLPIFMATVVDSVLNFVTPADVFEALIWFGYFNSTCNPLIYGFFYSRFQKAFKILVLSYTCCIIDSNTVTVE; the protein is encoded by the coding sequence ATGACTGTAAATGAGAGTGAGATTTACACTGAGAATATTCTCCTCTGTTTTCCGCTCCTGCCAGACTCGTGTCCTAGAGCTCATCGTCTCACTGTAGTTAAAGTGGCAATGTACGCAGTCATGTTGCTCATGATCCTCACCACAGTTTTTGGGAATCTGATGATCATCATCTCCATCTCTCACTTCAAACAGCTTCAGTCTCCGACTCATCTGATCGTTCGTTCTCTGGCGGCCAGCGACTGTCTGCTGGGCTCTCTGGTCATGCCCTACAGCATGGTGCGATCTGTCGAGGGCTGTTGGTTTCTGGGAGATGTTGTTTGTAAAGTGCATTCTAGTTTGGACATGACTTTCAGTATCTCTTCCATACTGCATCTTAGTTTAATATCTATTGACAGATACTGGGCCATCTGTGACCCTCTAAGATACAGAATGAGGATCACAAACAACACTGTGACTATATTTACCACTTTCACGtggatcttttcatttatctatAGCTTTAGCATTTTGTTTTCAGGCGTGAACAATGTTGCTTTGGAAACtattatgtatttttactgTGTTGGAAGCTGTGTTCTGCTTTTTAACAAACAGTGGGGTATTATTTGTCCAATTCTCACATTCTTTCTTCCCGGCACTATCATGACGTCTTTGTATATCAGGATTTTTTATGTTGCAGAAAAACATGCAAGAGTTATTGCTGAACAAGTACCTGTCGCTACAGGTGGGCTGAAAAGTCAAAGCTCTGCACATAGAGAAAGAAAAGCAGCTAAAACTCTTGCCATTGTGATGGGGGTGTTTTTGCTCTGCTGGCTGCCTATTTTTATGGCCACCGTTGTTGACTCTGTTCTCAATTTTGTCACGCCAGCAGATGTTTTTGAGGCTCTGATTTGGTTTGGCTATTTTAATTCTACATGTAATCCTCTGATTTATGGTTTCTTCTACTCTCGCTTTCAGAAGGCCTTCAAGATTCTTGTTCTCTCTTATACCTGCTGCATCATTGACTCAAACACTGTGACAGTTGAATGA
- the taar1b gene encoding trace amine-associated receptor 1b: MDLCYDTLNGSCGRYGRHSDVYVPMFITMMLTTFITVVGNLLVIISIGHFKQLHTPTNQLILSLAVCDFLLGLCIMPLSAVRSMQGCWYFGDIVCKIHTCCDITLSTASIFHLVCVSTERYFSVCRPLTYRTFIRFSTVLFMIAFSWLVPAIFAATMIFGELNIKGSRGFYDAHVKCVGGCPVFFGRGSAVVSSMVSFYVPALIITGIYSSIYAVALNQARSISRLFNQLRRDYPLGDVQHKTHKATITIAIVVGVFLICWTPFFLFNIMNPFIGYIIPPMLIDALVWFGYANSTLNPFIYAFLYSWFRKAVRIIVTGKIFQHNSSREQLYT; this comes from the coding sequence ATGGATCTCTGTTACGACACTTTGAACGGATCCTGTGGGAGGTACGGCCGGCACTCTGACGTCTACGTTCCGATGTTTATCACCATGATGTTGACCACTTTCATAACTGTTGTTGGGAATCTACTGGTCATTATCTCCATCGGACATTTCAAGCAACTCCACACGCCAACGAACCAgctcattctctctctcgcaGTTTGTGACTTTCTTCTCGGACTGTGTATCATGCCGTTGAGTGCCGTCCGTTCCATGCAGGGCTGTTGGTACTTCGGTGACATCGTCTGTAAGATACACACATGCTGTGACATCACGCTCAGCACGGCCTCCATTTTCCACCTCGTGTGCGTGTCGACCGAGCGTTACTTCTCCGTGTGCCGGCCGTTGACGTACCGCACCTTCATCAGATTTTCGACGGTGCTTTTCATGATAGCCTTCAGCTGGCTGGTCCCTGCCATATTTGCTGCCACGATGATCTTTGGCGAACTCAATATCAAGGGCAGCAGGGGCTTCTATGATGCACACGTGAAATGCGTGGGAGGGTGTCCCGTTTTCTTCGGACGTGGTTCGGCGGTGGTCTCCTCCATGGTTTCATTCTACGTTCCCGCTCTGATCATAACTGGAATATATTCAAGTATCTACGCGGTTGCTTTGAACCAAGCCAGATCCATTAGTCGTCTGTTTAATCAGTTGAGGAGAGATTATCCGTTGGGAGATGTACAACACAAAACGCATAAGGCTACGATAACCATCGCTATCGTGGTTGGGGTTTTCCTTATTTGCTGGACcccgttttttctttttaacatcaTGAATCCTTTTATCGGGTACATCATCCCTCCGATGCTGATTGATGCTCTCGTTTGGTTTGGCTATGCCAATTCCACGTTAAAtccatttatttatgcatttctgTATTCTTGGTTCAGGAAGGCTGTGAGAATCATAGTAACTGGAAAGATATTCCAGCACAACAGTAGTAGAGAACAGCTGTATACGTAA
- the LOC130434679 gene encoding trace amine-associated receptor 4-like — MTSNDTEIYDANILCYPLLPDSCHRAHRLTVVKVAMYAVMLLMILTTVLGNLLIIISISHFKQLQSPTHLIVQSLAACDCLLGSLVMPYSMMRSVEGCWFLGNIFCKVHSSLDMTFSISSLLHLSLISIDRYWAIFDPLRYKMRVTNNTVTVFIALTWFFSFTYSFSIVFSGVNAVGLEALLLQISCSGGCVLLFNKEWGLICVILVFLIPGTIMSCLYMSIFNVVKKHAKVLSEKMSVGTAGVQTQSSAQRERKAAKTLALVMGVFFLCWLPFFIATAVDPFINFVTPPDVFDALVWFGYLNSTCNPIIYGFFYPSFQKAFKILISNISGFSNSHTLRFE; from the coding sequence ATGACGTCAAATGACACTGAGATTTACGATGCAAATATTCTCTGTTATCCGCTCCTGCCAGACTCGTGTCATAGAGCTCATCGTCTCACTGTAGTTAAAGTGGCAATGTACGCTGTCATGTTGCTCATGATCCTCACCACAGTTTTGGGGAATCTGCTGATCATCATCTCCATCTCTCACTTCAAACAGCTTCAGTCTCCGACTCATCTGATCGTTCAGTCATTGGCCGCTTGCGACTGTCTACTGGGCTCTCTGGTCATGCCCTACAGCATGATGCGATCTGTTGAGGGCTGCTGGTTTTtgggaaatattttttgtaaagtgcATTCTAGTTTAGACATGACTTTTAGCATCTCTTCTTTACTGCATCTCAGTTTAATATCTATTGACAGATACTGGGCCATATTTGACCCTTTGAGATACAAAATGAGAGTCACAAACAACACTGTGACTGTATTCATCGCCCTCACGTGGTTCTTTTCATTTACGTACAGCTTCAGCATTGTGTTTTCAGGGGTGAATGCAGTTGGTTTGGAAGCTCTTTTATTGCAGATATCTTGTTCTGGTGGCTGCGTTCTGCTTTTCAACAAAGAATGGGGCTTAATCTGTGTCATTTTGGTGTTTCTTATTCCGGGAACTATAATGAGCTGTCTGTACATGAGCATATTCAATGTTGTGAAAAAGCATGCAAAGGTTTTGTCAGAGAAGATGTCTGTGGGCACCGCAGGAGTTCAGACTCAAAGCTCCGCACAGAGAGAAAGGAAAGCAGCTAAAACTCTGGCTCTTGTCATGGGCGTTTTCTTTCTCTGCTGGCTGCCGTTCTTTATTGCCACTGCCGTCGATCCTTTCATCAATTTTGTTACTCCGCCGGATGTGTTTGATGCTTTGGTTTGGTTTGGCTATTTGAATTCAACATGTAATCCTATAATCTATGGATTTTTCTATCCTAGCTTTCAGAAGGCCTTTAAGATTCTCATATCCAATATCTCTGGATTTAGTAACTCACACACACTGAGATTCGAATAA
- the taar11 gene encoding trace amine-associated receptor 11, protein MNSSHPWTPVESVSLCYESANGSCVKTVYSPVLRAPLYIIFAITIILIVFGNLLVICTIVSFQQLHTPTNYLIVSMAVADLLLGSFVMPPSMVRSLETCWYFGDFFCKFHSSTDFTLCNAAVMHLTFISIDRYYAVCQPLQYHSKMTTRVIVAMILVSWGFSAFFGFGITFSELKIEQTKTEEVHVSCKGGCLAMHGREIGVTYSLVFYFFPMFVIVSIYSKIFVVALKHARAMNNNPRVSVNLKDLKATKTLAIVIGVYMCCWTPFFMCNIIDPVVGHTIPALLYEVLMWVAYLNAVFNPMIYALFYSWFREKSKLLYKKLYRLCKQAY, encoded by the coding sequence ATGAACTCGAGTCACCCGTGGACACCTGTGGAGTCCGTCAGCCTCTGTTATGAATCTGCGAACGGCTCCTGTGTCAAGACTGTTTACTCCCCTGTCTTGAGAGCCCCACTCTACATCATCTTCGCCATAACTATCATTCTGATCGTGTTCGGCAACCTGCTGGTCATCTGCACCATCGTCAGTTTCCAGCAGCTGCACACCCCTACCAACTACCTGATCGTCTCCATGGCTGTAGCAGACCTTCTCCTGGGCAGCTTTGTCATGCCCCCCAGCATGGTGAGGTCTTTAGAAACATGCTGGTACTTTGGAGACTTCTTCTGCAAATTTCACTCCAGTACTGATTTTACTCTGTGTAACGCAGCTGTTATGCATCTCACGTTCATCTCAATCGATCGATACTACGCTGTGTGTCAGCCGCTCCAGTACCACAGCAAAATGACCACGCGTGTGATCGTTGCCATGATCCTGGTGAGCTGGGGATTCTCTGCTTTTTTTGGCTTTGGCATCACATTCTCAGAGCTGAAAATCGAACAAACAAAAACTGAGGAAGTGCACGTAAGTTGCAAGGGAGGGTGTTTGGCAATGCACGGAAGAGAAATCGGAGTCACATATTCACTTGTTTTCTACTTCTTCCCCATGTTTGTAATTGTTAGCATTTATAGCAAGATTTTCGTTGTAGCCTTGAAACATGCCCGTGCCATGAATAACAACCCCAGAGTCTCTGTTAATTTAAAGGATTTGAAGGCCACTAAGACGCTTGCCATTGTCATTGGAGTTTATATGTGCTGTTGGACGCCTTTTTTCATGTGTAACATTATAGATCCTGTGGTTGGCCATACCATACCAGCACTGTTATATGAGGTGCTAATGTGGGTGGCTTATTTAAACGCTGTGTTTAACCCCATGATTTATGCCTTATTTTACAGTTGGTTCAGAGAAAAATCAAAACTcctatataaaaaattatacaggttGTGCAAACAGGCGTATTAA
- the LOC130433983 gene encoding trace amine-associated receptor 4-like: MISNETENILLCFPLLRDSCHRDHRLTVVKVAMYTVMLLMILSTVFGNLLIIISISHFKQLQSPTHMIVRSLAASDCLLGSLVMPYSMVRSVEGCWFLGDVVCKVHSSLDMTFCISSLIHLSLISIDRYWAICDPLKYKMRITNNTVTIFITFTWIFSFIYSFSVVFSGVNAVGLETFIIQVYCVGSCVLFFNKEWGLICSLLTFFLPGTIMSSLYMKIFHVASKHARVMSERVTGGLKSQNSVQRERKAAKTLAIVMGVFYLCWLPYFTGTVVDPYLNFITPADVFEALIWFAYFNSTCNPYIYGLFYPCFQKAFKSLFISFIWGVSENRAAQS; encoded by the coding sequence ATGATATCAAATGAGACTGAGAATATTCTCCTCTGTTTTCCGCTCCTGCGAGACTCGTGTCATAGAGATCATCGTCTCACTGTAGTTAAAGTGGCAATGTACACTGTCATGTTGCTCATGATCCTCTCCACAGTTTTTGGGAATCTGCTGATCATCATCTCCATCTCTCACTTCAAACAGCTTCAGTCTCCGACTCATATGATCGTTCGGTCTCTGGCTGCCAGCGACTGTCTGCTGGGCTCTCTGGTCATGCCCTACAGCATGGTGCGATCTGTCGAGGGCTGTTGGTTTCTGGGAGATGTTGTTTGTAAAGTGCATTCTAGTTTGGACATGACCTTCTGTATCTCTTCCTTAATCCATCTCAGTTTAATATCTATTGACAGATACTGGGCCATCTGTGACCctctaaaatacaaaatgagGATTACAAACAACACTGTGACCATATTCATCACCTTCACGtggatcttttcatttatctacagcttttctgttgtgttttcaggGGTAAATGCAGTTGGTTTGGAAACGTTTATCATTCAAGTGTACTGTGTGGGAAGCTGTgttctgttttttaacaaaGAGTGGGGTCTCATTTGTTCACTTCTCACATTCTTTCTTCCAGGCACTATTATGAGCTCTCTGTATATGAAAATCTTCCATGTGGCAAGTAAACATGCTCGAGTTATGTCAGAAAGAGTGACAGGGGGTTTGAAGAGTCAAAACTCtgtacagagagaaagaaaagctgCTAAAACTCTTGCTATTGTGATGGGGGTGTTTTATCTCTGTTGGTTGCCTTATTTTACCGGCACTGTTGTCGACCCGTATCTCAATTTTATAACTCCAGCTGatgtttttgaagctttgatttGGTTTGCATATTTTAATTCCACCTGTAACCCTTACATCTATGGTTTGTTCTATCCCTGTTTTCAGAAAGCTTTTAAGAGTTTGTTTATAAGTTTTATTTGGGGCGTTTCGGAGAATCGGGCAGCTCAATCTTAG